The region GCGTTCAAGGCTGAATCAGAAATCCTCCTCCAGGAAACTGATGTTGCCCTACGATGTTTTTTGTCTATGGACGAGTTCCTGAAACTGGTTGAATCAAACCGCCAGAGGCTGGATTTCGGCTTCCCGCTTGTTCGACATCCGATCGACCCGTCGCTGGAGTGCGAGGCCCGCTGAACTTCGAACTTCCGGCAACGGATTGACCTGTGGAGTTGTTGCGATTGCGAGTCACCCCGGGAGGAGCCGGGATATCTCCTGGTGAGCCAGTTGGCGGACTGATCGGAGGTACAAATTCTTGTGGTGCAGGCGTGGATCGTTCTGTTGGCCATGGTGCTGATGGCTGGCCAGCACCGGGATTGCTGATTCCGGGAGATGGTGGTGGTGGCAATGGCCCGCCAGGAGTAATCAGACCTGGTGCGGCAGGTGGCAATGGATAATCTGCAGGAATTGGCGAGAGGCCTGAACCTGTCACACCGGATGGTGTGGACGATCCACCACGAGGCCCACAATTGGGGCAGGGATCGCCATAGTTAGGAACTTCGATGATCCCTTGGCCGAAGAGTTCGCGATCTGTAGGAACTGCCGATGCGGTACCGGGCAGCCTGTCGGGAACCTGAGCAGGATCCATGGCACTGACAAACTCGGGAGTGATCAGCACGAGGAGTTCGGTTTCGGCTTCATCGTAATTCACGCGGCGGAATGCGGCCCCCACGTAGGGAAGTTCGCCCAGGAAGGGGATCTTCGATGTTTGTGCGGTTTTGCGGGAGGAAATCAGACCACCGATGGCCAGTGTTTGACCGAAGTTCATTTCGACTTGAGTTTCGACAGTTCGTTTGGTCAAGCCGGGAACTGTGGTGCTGTTGAGTGTGACAGCGTTGGTGAGGTCTCTTTCGCTCACTTCAGCAATGATGGTTTGTTTCAGACGATTGGGTGAAAGAATCATCGGGACTGATTCGAGCCTGACGCCGAATTCTCGCCATTCGATGGCAATGGTTCCTAAACCTTGAGGAACCGGGATGGGGAATTCGCCACCACTGACAATTTTGGCTGGTTCGCCACTGCGGGTGACGATGGTTGGTTCGGCCTGGATTTTGAGCAAGCCTTCTTCGCGAAGTGCTTCGAGAAGACCACCGAAAGCAAAGTCGTCACCCACAATTCCTAATGACATGGTCGCGTTACGAAAACCCGACTGAGCCAGACCAACACCTGGCGGCCCGCCAATCGGTACGGTGAATGCATCCAGGGGAGAGATCGCACCCGGGGTACTCGAAAAGGCGACATTACGGCCCAGATAAGTGAAATTGAGGCCCAGTGAACGCAGCTTGGATCGTTGAACTTCCATCACTTTACAGCGGAGTTGAACCTGTTGCGGGCCACCCATCTTCATCTGATTCAAGACGTTAGGATAATAGAGCTTGGCGATATCTACGATCTCGGTGATTTGTTGTGGTTCGACGACCCAGCCACGCAAAAGGACGTTGTCTTTCAGCTTGGTGACGGTGACGGAGGTATTGGGGTATTCGCGGCTCAGGACCGCTTGCAGTAATCGAGCATCGCCCGCCACCATGACATCGATGGTGGTGATCGCTCCATTTTCGTCGGTGATCACCATGGTGGTGATTCCTTCGGTGATTCCTTGCACTCGAAGCTGATCGTGGGCGAGAGCAGTCACACTGAGAACTGCCGGATCAAATCCATCAACACGCAGAATTTTGCGCGGGAATTGGACAACGCGGGCAAAGCGCTCGGCAATTTCGAGCTTTGTTCGCGATGCCGTGATCTGAACGACTTCTCCGGCGACGGGAGCATTGCCGTTCTGTGCGAAGGCCATTCCAGAGGACGAAGTGAGCCCTGGATAGGAAAGAAAGGACTGGCAGAGGCAAAGTCCCCAAACCAGTGCTGCACGCCAGCGGTGAGTGTGAATTCTGACCTGCATCCCTGCACCTCTCGTTCAATCCGTCGAACGATTGAAAAACAATTGATCTCGTTTCATGGCGACCTGGTGATTCAAGATCAGGAGATGATCGTTAGAACTCAGGTACGCACTCACTGACTATTTTCGCATGGCCCGCGAAGTGAAAATCTTCTTATGTATTCAGTCGTGCTGAGCGAGATTTAAGTCTT is a window of Planctopirus limnophila DSM 3776 DNA encoding:
- a CDS encoding type II and III secretion system protein family protein; translation: MQVRIHTHRWRAALVWGLCLCQSFLSYPGLTSSSGMAFAQNGNAPVAGEVVQITASRTKLEIAERFARVVQFPRKILRVDGFDPAVLSVTALAHDQLRVQGITEGITTMVITDENGAITTIDVMVAGDARLLQAVLSREYPNTSVTVTKLKDNVLLRGWVVEPQQITEIVDIAKLYYPNVLNQMKMGGPQQVQLRCKVMEVQRSKLRSLGLNFTYLGRNVAFSSTPGAISPLDAFTVPIGGPPGVGLAQSGFRNATMSLGIVGDDFAFGGLLEALREEGLLKIQAEPTIVTRSGEPAKIVSGGEFPIPVPQGLGTIAIEWREFGVRLESVPMILSPNRLKQTIIAEVSERDLTNAVTLNSTTVPGLTKRTVETQVEMNFGQTLAIGGLISSRKTAQTSKIPFLGELPYVGAAFRRVNYDEAETELLVLITPEFVSAMDPAQVPDRLPGTASAVPTDRELFGQGIIEVPNYGDPCPNCGPRGGSSTPSGVTGSGLSPIPADYPLPPAAPGLITPGGPLPPPPSPGISNPGAGQPSAPWPTERSTPAPQEFVPPISPPTGSPGDIPAPPGVTRNRNNSTGQSVAGSSKFSGPRTPATGRSDVEQAGSRNPASGGLIQPVSGTRP